The Gemmatimonadaceae bacterium genomic sequence GCCAACCTGTATCCCACGCACGGGCTGGGCCCCGTGGCGCTGTACATGGATATCGATCGCGGCGACCGTTTCGAGTACCTCGTGTCGATGTCGACCCCGGCCGCCGGGCTCGCCCGCTGGCGCGAGGAGCACCAGGACACCGAGCGACCGAAGAATGCCGAGCGATATGTCGCGGGTGACCTCAACAGTTCGCTGATCAAGACGGCGAAGGGGCGCACGATCCGTCTCGAACACGATGTCTCGAGTCCGCGGCCCTATTCGCGGATCAACAGTGTGCAGGGCACCAAGGGCATCTTCGAGGACTATCCGGCGCGCATCTACGTCGACGGCATGAAGCCGGCGCACCAGTGGGGATCCATCGATCCGTTCAAGGCGACACACGAGCACGAACTCTGGCGCACGTTGGGCCAGCAGGCGCGCTCCGGTGGGCACGGGGGCATGGACTTCGTGATGGCGTGGCGGCTCGTGCACTGCATGCGCGAGGGCCTCGTCCCCGACATGGACGTGTACGATGCCGCGGCGTGGAGCGCGCCTGGGCCGCTGAGCGAACAGTCGGTGAAGTCAGGGAGCGCGCCGGTGGCGTTCCCGGACTTCACCCGAGGCAAGTGGCGGGAGGCCAGGCGCACGCTCTGAGCGGGCCCGCATGCGCCGGGTTCGCGTGATTGGCCGCTGCGGGAAATAGATCCATGCGCGCAGAATGGGTACGGCGGGCTGCGGGCGGACTGCTTTGTGTTCGCAGATGGCCGAGGGCACCCGTAGGCAGGAGAAGCTGCTGACGACCATGCGTCGGCTGATGCGCGCGCGACATCTGAGCCTGCGTACCGAGCAGCCATATCTGTCCTGGATTCGCCGCTTCGTCAGGTATCACGACTTGCGGCACCCTCGAGACATGGGGAGCGCGGACGTCGTGCAGTACCTGACGTACCTCGCCAACGACCAGCGGGTACCTCGAGCGACGCAGGCGCAGGTCATAAGCGCGCTTCTATACCTGTATCGGGAGGTTCTTGGGGCGGCGCTCGACGACGTGCGGCAGGGCGTTCGCAGGCTAACGATTAGGGGCTTCTGGCACTCCGTGTTGCGGGGTTGCGGGCGGGGCGATAGTCTGGAGCTGCCGAAAAAGAAGTTAGGCCTCAGAGAGAACAGGCGTGGCAACCAACTTTTACTACGTCTATGCGCTGAAAGACCCGCGACCCAATCCGGCGCGGCCGTTCTATGTGGGCAAGGGCACGGGGAGCCGCGCCTACGATCACTTGGTCACGCCCGATCGCACACGGAAGTACGCGCGCATCAGAGAGATCCTCGACGCCGGCGCTCGCCCCCTCATCGACATTTTGGTGGAGGACCTGACGGAAGCTCAGGCGTTGCGGTTGGAGGCTGAACTGATTGCGGCGTTCGGAACCGAGGATACTGGAGGACTCCTCACGAATGCCGTCGTACCAGCGGGAATTGGTGGCAAGGAGCGAAAGAACATCGTTGTGCCCCAGGGTGCAGTTGAACGCGCTCAGCTTGGCTTGGAGTTTCTCAAGACTGCGATCCTCGAACTGGCGAAAGCCAACCCCGACGGCATCTCAAACTCGGACGCAGCCAGTCTGCTCGGCTTGCGCAGCGATTACCGGGGGAGGCAGAAGGACTACCTCTCCTATAGCGTCCTCGGGCTACTTCTTCGCGAGGGGAGGGTGAAGCGCCGTGATAGTGGCTCGCCCCGACATGTAGCTGAGGCCTAACAACAGCATGCAGCGGACGGCGCTGCGCGCCGCCGCTGATGCTGGGCGTTGGGCGGCAACCAAGGGATCTGGCGCACAGTTGGGGCAGTGATTACGTTGTAATCACGGAGGCCCGAGATGAAGACACGGATCGTGCGCATTGGCAATTCTCAGGGGGTCCGGCTCCCTCGGCCCTTGCTGGCGGAAGCCGGGCTGGGGGACGAGGTGGTGCTCCGGGCCGCGCCGG encodes the following:
- a CDS encoding GIY-YIG nuclease family protein codes for the protein MATNFYYVYALKDPRPNPARPFYVGKGTGSRAYDHLVTPDRTRKYARIREILDAGARPLIDILVEDLTEAQALRLEAELIAAFGTEDTGGLLTNAVVPAGIGGKERKNIVVPQGAVERAQLGLEFLKTAILELAKANPDGISNSDAASLLGLRSDYRGRQKDYLSYSVLGLLLREGRVKRRDSGSPRHVAEA